The following proteins are encoded in a genomic region of Coffea eugenioides isolate CCC68of unplaced genomic scaffold, Ceug_1.0 ScVebR1_1012;HRSCAF=1793, whole genome shotgun sequence:
- the LOC113754762 gene encoding 2-methylene-furan-3-one reductase-like isoform X4: MATSTPVSIPSKMKAWVYGQYGKPEDVLRLESEVDVPEVNDEQVLIKVAAASLNPVDIKMMAGLFKATDSPVPTVAGYDVAGVVVKVGSKVKEFNVGDEVYGDIHEHALNNPKGSGSLSEYAAVEEKVVALKPKNLSFAEAASLPLAVETAYGGLERAGFSAGQSILVLGGAGGVGSLVVQ, encoded by the exons ATGGCAACCAGTACTCCAGTTAGCATCCCCTCTAAAATGAAGGCATGGGTCTATGGCCAGTATGGGAAACCCGAGGATGTCCTTAGATTGGAATCCGAGGTTGATGTTCCTGAAGTAAATGATGAACAGGTTTTGATCAAAGTAGCTGCTGCATCCCTGAATCCAGTCGACATCAAAATGATGGCTGGTTTATTTAAGGCCACTGATTCTCCTGTGCCC ACTGTTGCGGGATATGATGTCGCGGGCGTGGTGGTTAAAGTTGGAAGCAAAGTAAAGGAATTCAATGTCGGGGATGAAGTATATGGAGACATTCACGAGCATGCTTTGAATAACCCAAAGGGATCTGGGTCACTGTCAGAGTACGCTGCAGTGGAGGAGAAGGTAGTAGCTTTGAAGCCCAAGAATTTGAGTTTTGCTGAGGCAGCTAGTCTTCCTCTTGCCGTTGAAACAGCGTACGGGGGCCTTGAACGCGCAGGGTTTTCAGCTGGTCAATCCATTCTCGTTCTGGGCGGTGCTGGTGGAGTCGGATCTTTGGTCGTTCAG TGA
- the LOC113754761 gene encoding photosystem II 22 kDa protein, chloroplastic-like, with translation MAQAMLLTASVPSSHAGDLKRSEPLLQRIRPKPISHLFFSPLPTSSSSSYCPLTTVAVFKSKTKAPAKKPAAATKPKEKVEDGIFGTSGGIGFTKENELFVGRVAMLGFAASILGEAITGKGILAQLNLETGIPIYEAEPLLLFFILFNLLGAIGALGDRGRFVDDAPGIEGAVVPPGKGLRSALGLREGGPLFGFTKANELFVGRLAQLGIAFSIIGEIITGKGALAQLNIETGVPITEIEPLIIFNVVFFFVAAINPGTGKFVTDEEDA, from the exons ATGGCTCAAGCAATGTTGCTAACTGCTAGTGTCCCTTCTAGCCATGCAGGTGACCTCAAGAGATCAGAGCCATTGCTTCAAAGGATTAGACCAAAACCAATCTCTCATTTGTTCTTTTCCCCTCTTCCcacttcatcttcctcttcataTTGCCCTCTTACAACCGTTGCAGTCTTCAAGTCAAAAACCAAGGCTCCTGCCAAGAAG CCTGCAGCTGCTACCAAGCCAAAGGAAAAAGTTGAGGATGGGATTTTTGGCACTTCTGGTGGAATTGGATTCACCAAGGAAAATGAACTATTTGTGGGTCGTGTCGCTATGCTTGGATTTGCT GCATCCATATTGGGAGAAGCTATAACAGGGAAAGGAATTTTGGCACAACTGAACTTGGAAACTGGGATTCCAATTTATGAGGCTGAGCCTCTTCTTCTGTTCTTCATCCTCTTTAATCTACTTGGAGCAATAGGAGCTTTGGGTGACAGAGGTCGTTTTGTGGATGATGCTCCTGGAATTGAGGGAGCCGTTGTTCCTCCTGGCAAAGGGTTGAGGAGTGCATTAGGGCTCCGTGAAGGAG GTCCTCTATTTGGATTCACCAAAGCAAATGAGCTTTTTGTTGGAAGATTAGCCCAGCTGGGCATTGCTTTCTCTATAATTGGTGAAATCATTACAGGGAAAGGAGCTTTGGCACAACTCAATATAGAGACTGGTGTTCCAATTACTGAAATTGAACCCCTAATTATATTCAATGTTGTCTTTTTCTTCGTTGCAGCAATAAATCCAGGAACAGGGAAATTCGTGACTGATGAGGAAGATGCATAA
- the LOC113754762 gene encoding 2-methylene-furan-3-one reductase-like isoform X2: MATSTPVSIPSKMKAWVYGQYGKPEDVLRLESEVDVPEVNDEQVLIKVAAASLNPVDIKMMAGLFKATDSPVPTVAGYDVAGVVVKVGSKVKEFNVGDEVYGDIHEHALNNPKGSGSLSEYAAVEEKVVALKPKNLSFAEAASLPLAVETAYGGLERAGFSAGQSILVLGGAGGVGSLVVQMRRPHGGAHL, encoded by the exons ATGGCAACCAGTACTCCAGTTAGCATCCCCTCTAAAATGAAGGCATGGGTCTATGGCCAGTATGGGAAACCCGAGGATGTCCTTAGATTGGAATCCGAGGTTGATGTTCCTGAAGTAAATGATGAACAGGTTTTGATCAAAGTAGCTGCTGCATCCCTGAATCCAGTCGACATCAAAATGATGGCTGGTTTATTTAAGGCCACTGATTCTCCTGTGCCC ACTGTTGCGGGATATGATGTCGCGGGCGTGGTGGTTAAAGTTGGAAGCAAAGTAAAGGAATTCAATGTCGGGGATGAAGTATATGGAGACATTCACGAGCATGCTTTGAATAACCCAAAGGGATCTGGGTCACTGTCAGAGTACGCTGCAGTGGAGGAGAAGGTAGTAGCTTTGAAGCCCAAGAATTTGAGTTTTGCTGAGGCAGCTAGTCTTCCTCTTGCCGTTGAAACAGCGTACGGGGGCCTTGAACGCGCAGGGTTTTCAGCTGGTCAATCCATTCTCGTTCTGGGCGGTGCTGGTGGAGTCGGATCTTTGGTCGTTCAG ATGAGACGTCCTCATGGCGGGGCGCATTTGTAA
- the LOC113754762 gene encoding 2-methylene-furan-3-one reductase-like isoform X3, which translates to MATSTPVSIPSKMKAWVYGQYGKPEDVLRLESEVDVPEVNDEQVLIKVAAASLNPVDIKMMAGLFKATDSPVPTVAGYDVAGVVVKVGSKVKEFNVGDEVYGDIHEHALNNPKGSGSLSEYAAVEEKVVALKPKNLSFAEAASLPLAVETAYGGLERAGFSAGQSILVLGGAGGVGSLVVQN; encoded by the exons ATGGCAACCAGTACTCCAGTTAGCATCCCCTCTAAAATGAAGGCATGGGTCTATGGCCAGTATGGGAAACCCGAGGATGTCCTTAGATTGGAATCCGAGGTTGATGTTCCTGAAGTAAATGATGAACAGGTTTTGATCAAAGTAGCTGCTGCATCCCTGAATCCAGTCGACATCAAAATGATGGCTGGTTTATTTAAGGCCACTGATTCTCCTGTGCCC ACTGTTGCGGGATATGATGTCGCGGGCGTGGTGGTTAAAGTTGGAAGCAAAGTAAAGGAATTCAATGTCGGGGATGAAGTATATGGAGACATTCACGAGCATGCTTTGAATAACCCAAAGGGATCTGGGTCACTGTCAGAGTACGCTGCAGTGGAGGAGAAGGTAGTAGCTTTGAAGCCCAAGAATTTGAGTTTTGCTGAGGCAGCTAGTCTTCCTCTTGCCGTTGAAACAGCGTACGGGGGCCTTGAACGCGCAGGGTTTTCAGCTGGTCAATCCATTCTCGTTCTGGGCGGTGCTGGTGGAGTCGGATCTTTGGTCGTTCAG AATTAG
- the LOC113754762 gene encoding 2-methylene-furan-3-one reductase-like isoform X1 has product MATSTPVSIPSKMKAWVYGQYGKPEDVLRLESEVDVPEVNDEQVLIKVAAASLNPVDIKMMAGLFKATDSPVPTVAGYDVAGVVVKVGSKVKEFNVGDEVYGDIHEHALNNPKGSGSLSEYAAVEEKVVALKPKNLSFAEAASLPLAVETAYGGLERAGFSAGQSILVLGGAGGVGSLVVQHEVEGVSVLTNEDETSSWRGAFVKQRGALVLVEWPWGNGGV; this is encoded by the exons ATGGCAACCAGTACTCCAGTTAGCATCCCCTCTAAAATGAAGGCATGGGTCTATGGCCAGTATGGGAAACCCGAGGATGTCCTTAGATTGGAATCCGAGGTTGATGTTCCTGAAGTAAATGATGAACAGGTTTTGATCAAAGTAGCTGCTGCATCCCTGAATCCAGTCGACATCAAAATGATGGCTGGTTTATTTAAGGCCACTGATTCTCCTGTGCCC ACTGTTGCGGGATATGATGTCGCGGGCGTGGTGGTTAAAGTTGGAAGCAAAGTAAAGGAATTCAATGTCGGGGATGAAGTATATGGAGACATTCACGAGCATGCTTTGAATAACCCAAAGGGATCTGGGTCACTGTCAGAGTACGCTGCAGTGGAGGAGAAGGTAGTAGCTTTGAAGCCCAAGAATTTGAGTTTTGCTGAGGCAGCTAGTCTTCCTCTTGCCGTTGAAACAGCGTACGGGGGCCTTGAACGCGCAGGGTTTTCAGCTGGTCAATCCATTCTCGTTCTGGGCGGTGCTGGTGGAGTCGGATCTTTGGTCGTTCAG CACGAAGTTGAAGGAGTCTCTGTTTTGACCAATGAAGATGAGACGTCCTCATGGCGGGGCGCATTTGTAAAGCAGCGGGGCGCACTTGTATTAGTTGAATGGCCGTGGGGCAACGGTGGGGTGTAA